A stretch of the Acyrthosiphon pisum isolate AL4f chromosome A2, pea_aphid_22Mar2018_4r6ur, whole genome shotgun sequence genome encodes the following:
- the LOC100163555 gene encoding actin-related protein 5 isoform X2, giving the protein MAEEVIILKDLKLVPDKYYDYSQTLRNSKTPIVIDNGSFTCKAGWATSSVPNLIFKNILARPRKERGKKDGETLIGNDIANIEAVRFQLKSQFDRNVITQFNVQEQIFDYTFSHLGIDSNVMSELLFECYHVPGICYGIDGLFSYQHNGHNGKTGLVVNCGHHTTHIIPVINGTPDLINSRRIDVGGYHITYYLHKLLQLKYPAHYNAITPSRAEELLYEHGFLAVHYTDALKQWSDPEYYDHNVKRIQLPYSMAVLLTPDQQRDKRREMAKKLVEMNARKRDEKLAEDEEQLHQLLMIREMIEDGEPIEEVREVLRSHGLKNEKDLRKLITDLQTRIDRAKSKIAAASLSASNVDEHVTEEPKLRLFKNKIQLPKEESISKTWLKDIYKKRQDIIDKKTVRKQRRQDMAKRGTAASLERMRLISQLARKDKRDDDFGSRDEDWDVYKVINKEGGDTDSEEEQEKISELEEVLRFYDPTFVSSNNNEEQNPKEAHQLHFGIERMRCTEVLFQPSIIGCGQGGITDTIEFILKKYNDQTANDIAENVFLTGGPTKLPDFKQRVYRELREMRPLESNINVKLSDSPFLDAWSGAREFANKQDFHKYLLTPEMYAEMGGDYFIENSCSNMYCPLPEAVQEPEGLSEQNLEI; this is encoded by the exons ATGGCAGAAGAAGTCATTATACTTAAGGATCTTAAACTAGTTCCAGATAAATATTACGATTACTCACAAACCTTACGAAATTCTAAAACTCCGATAGTCATAGATAATG GTTCGTTTACTTGTAAAGCTGGTTGGGCAACGTCTAGTGTTCCAAATctcatattcaaaaatattttagctcGTCCACGAAAAGAACGtggaaaaaaa gATGGCGAGACATTAATAGGGAATGATATAGCTAACATAGAAGCGGTCAGATTTCAGTTAAAATCACAATTTGATCGTAATGTAATTACACAATTTAATGTCCAAGAACAGATTTTTGATTACACTTTTTCACATTTGGGCATTGACAGTAACG taATGTCAGAACTATTGTTTGAATGCTACCATGTGCCTGGCATTTGTTATGGAATAGACGGTCTATTCAGTTACCAACATAATGGTCATAATGGTAAAACAGGACTAGTTGTGAATTGTGGCCATCacacaacacatattatacctgTAATAAATGGAACTCCTGACTTAATTAATAGTCGTCGAATTGATGTCGGTGGAtatcatattacttattacttacacaAACTTCTACAACTTAAATATCCAGCACATTATAATGCTATTACACCAAGCCGAGCCGAG gagTTGCTTTATGAACACGGTTTTTTGGCGGTTCATTATACTGATGCATTAAAACAATGGTCAGATCCAGAGTATTATGATCACAATGTAAAAAGAATACAACTTCCGTATTCTATGGCTGTTCTTTTAACACCAGATCAACAACGAGACAAAAGAAGAGAAATGGCTAAAAAACTAGTGGAGATGAATGCTAGAAAAAGAGacgaaaaa ttAGCAGAAGACGAAGAACAACTTCatcaattattaatgatacGAGAGATGATTGAAGATGGAGAACCAATCGAAGAAGTTAGA GAAGTATTACGATCTCAtggattaaaaaatgaaaaggatttaagaaaattaattactGATCTTCAAACTAGAATTGATAGGGCAAAATCAAAAATTGCAGCTGCTTCTCTTAGTGCTTCCAATGTTGATGAACACGTAACGGAGGAGCCTAAATTAagactttttaaaaacaaaattcaattacCAAAAGAGGAATCTATATCAAAAACTTGGCTtaaagatatatataaaaaaaggcaagatataatagataaaaaaaccGTTAGAAAACAGCGTAGACAAGATATGGCTAAGAGAGGAACAGCTGCATCTTTAGAGCGAATGCGACTAATTAGTCAGCTAGCTAGAAAAGATAAAAGAGATGATGATTTTGGTAGCAGAGATGAAGACTGGGATGtttacaaagttataaataaa gaAGGTGGTGATACCGACAGCGAGGAGGAACAAGAAAAAATCTCAGAGCTTGAGGAAGTTTTACGATTTTATGATCCAACATTTGTTAGCTCTAACAACAATGAGGAACAAAATCCAAAAGAAGCTCATCAATTACATTTTGGTATAGAGCGCATGAGATGTACAGAAGTACTTTTCCAACCATCAATAATTGGGTGTGGTCAAGGTGGAATAACTGATACTATAgaattcattttgaaaaaatataatgaccAAACAGCTAATGATATAGCAGAAAATGTTTTCTTAACTGGTGGTCCAACTAAATTGCCCGATTTCAAGCAACGAGTATATAGAGAACTCCGGGAAATGAGACCATTAGAatctaatattaatgtaaaattatctgACTCCCCTTTTCTAGATGCTTGGTCTGGTGCAAGAGAATTTGCTAATAAGCaagattttcataaatatttgttaacacCTGAAATGTATGCAGAAATGGGtggtgattattttattgaaaactctTGTTCCAATATGTATTGTCCACTTCCTGAAGCTGTTCAAGAACCTGAGGGGTTAAGTGAacaaaatttagaaatttaa
- the LOC100163555 gene encoding actin-related protein 5 isoform X1, translated as MAEEVIILKDLKLVPDKYYDYSQTLRNSKTPIVIDNGSFTCKAGWATSSVPNLIFKNILARPRKERGKKDGETLIGNDIANIEAVRFQLKSQFDRNVITQFNVQEQIFDYTFSHLGIDSNGSINHPIIITEPVANPNYSRLLMSELLFECYHVPGICYGIDGLFSYQHNGHNGKTGLVVNCGHHTTHIIPVINGTPDLINSRRIDVGGYHITYYLHKLLQLKYPAHYNAITPSRAEELLYEHGFLAVHYTDALKQWSDPEYYDHNVKRIQLPYSMAVLLTPDQQRDKRREMAKKLVEMNARKRDEKLAEDEEQLHQLLMIREMIEDGEPIEEVREVLRSHGLKNEKDLRKLITDLQTRIDRAKSKIAAASLSASNVDEHVTEEPKLRLFKNKIQLPKEESISKTWLKDIYKKRQDIIDKKTVRKQRRQDMAKRGTAASLERMRLISQLARKDKRDDDFGSRDEDWDVYKVINKEGGDTDSEEEQEKISELEEVLRFYDPTFVSSNNNEEQNPKEAHQLHFGIERMRCTEVLFQPSIIGCGQGGITDTIEFILKKYNDQTANDIAENVFLTGGPTKLPDFKQRVYRELREMRPLESNINVKLSDSPFLDAWSGAREFANKQDFHKYLLTPEMYAEMGGDYFIENSCSNMYCPLPEAVQEPEGLSEQNLEI; from the exons ATGGCAGAAGAAGTCATTATACTTAAGGATCTTAAACTAGTTCCAGATAAATATTACGATTACTCACAAACCTTACGAAATTCTAAAACTCCGATAGTCATAGATAATG GTTCGTTTACTTGTAAAGCTGGTTGGGCAACGTCTAGTGTTCCAAATctcatattcaaaaatattttagctcGTCCACGAAAAGAACGtggaaaaaaa gATGGCGAGACATTAATAGGGAATGATATAGCTAACATAGAAGCGGTCAGATTTCAGTTAAAATCACAATTTGATCGTAATGTAATTACACAATTTAATGTCCAAGAACAGATTTTTGATTACACTTTTTCACATTTGGGCATTGACAGTAACGGTAGTATAAAccatccaataataataacagaacCAGTTGCCAATCCTAATTATTCTCggctat taATGTCAGAACTATTGTTTGAATGCTACCATGTGCCTGGCATTTGTTATGGAATAGACGGTCTATTCAGTTACCAACATAATGGTCATAATGGTAAAACAGGACTAGTTGTGAATTGTGGCCATCacacaacacatattatacctgTAATAAATGGAACTCCTGACTTAATTAATAGTCGTCGAATTGATGTCGGTGGAtatcatattacttattacttacacaAACTTCTACAACTTAAATATCCAGCACATTATAATGCTATTACACCAAGCCGAGCCGAG gagTTGCTTTATGAACACGGTTTTTTGGCGGTTCATTATACTGATGCATTAAAACAATGGTCAGATCCAGAGTATTATGATCACAATGTAAAAAGAATACAACTTCCGTATTCTATGGCTGTTCTTTTAACACCAGATCAACAACGAGACAAAAGAAGAGAAATGGCTAAAAAACTAGTGGAGATGAATGCTAGAAAAAGAGacgaaaaa ttAGCAGAAGACGAAGAACAACTTCatcaattattaatgatacGAGAGATGATTGAAGATGGAGAACCAATCGAAGAAGTTAGA GAAGTATTACGATCTCAtggattaaaaaatgaaaaggatttaagaaaattaattactGATCTTCAAACTAGAATTGATAGGGCAAAATCAAAAATTGCAGCTGCTTCTCTTAGTGCTTCCAATGTTGATGAACACGTAACGGAGGAGCCTAAATTAagactttttaaaaacaaaattcaattacCAAAAGAGGAATCTATATCAAAAACTTGGCTtaaagatatatataaaaaaaggcaagatataatagataaaaaaaccGTTAGAAAACAGCGTAGACAAGATATGGCTAAGAGAGGAACAGCTGCATCTTTAGAGCGAATGCGACTAATTAGTCAGCTAGCTAGAAAAGATAAAAGAGATGATGATTTTGGTAGCAGAGATGAAGACTGGGATGtttacaaagttataaataaa gaAGGTGGTGATACCGACAGCGAGGAGGAACAAGAAAAAATCTCAGAGCTTGAGGAAGTTTTACGATTTTATGATCCAACATTTGTTAGCTCTAACAACAATGAGGAACAAAATCCAAAAGAAGCTCATCAATTACATTTTGGTATAGAGCGCATGAGATGTACAGAAGTACTTTTCCAACCATCAATAATTGGGTGTGGTCAAGGTGGAATAACTGATACTATAgaattcattttgaaaaaatataatgaccAAACAGCTAATGATATAGCAGAAAATGTTTTCTTAACTGGTGGTCCAACTAAATTGCCCGATTTCAAGCAACGAGTATATAGAGAACTCCGGGAAATGAGACCATTAGAatctaatattaatgtaaaattatctgACTCCCCTTTTCTAGATGCTTGGTCTGGTGCAAGAGAATTTGCTAATAAGCaagattttcataaatatttgttaacacCTGAAATGTATGCAGAAATGGGtggtgattattttattgaaaactctTGTTCCAATATGTATTGTCCACTTCCTGAAGCTGTTCAAGAACCTGAGGGGTTAAGTGAacaaaatttagaaatttaa
- the LOC100575929 gene encoding uncharacterized protein LOC100575929 yields MPNYYKRTPGSRTYHNFSEETLENALNEIRNNRLTYRQASDKYGIPISTLSRKKNKLNLNPHGGQTALTSTEEDNIVETILFASDWGYPFDREEVKRLIKSYLDRAGRKIKIFKNNKPGDDWYTRFVSRHSGLLKPRLSENIKRSRAAVSRTTINEYFNNLELSLENVPPQNIINYDETNFIDDPGRTKVLVRKKNKHAD; encoded by the coding sequence ATGCCTAACTATTATAAGCGAACACCCGGCAGTCGTACTTACCACAATTTTTCTGAAGAAACTTTAGAAAATGCATTAAACGAAATACGAAATAATAGATTGACTTACCGACAGGCTTCTGATAAGTATGGTATACCAATAAGCACTTTAAgtaggaaaaaaaacaaactaaatctTAATCCCCACGGTGGCCAAACAGCATTAACTTCTACTGAAGAAGATAATATTgtagaaacaatattatttgcatcTGATTGGGGTTACCCTTTTGATAGGGAAGAAGTTAAGAGATTGATCAAGTCATACTTAGATCGTGCCggccgaaaaataaaaatatttaaaaacaataaacctgGCGATGATTGGTACACACGTTTTGTATCCAGACATTCTGGTCTTTTGAAACCTAGACTTTCCGAGAATATCAAAAGATCACGAGCTGCTGTCTCAAGAACTACCatcaatgaatattttaataaccttGAATTAAGTTTAGAAAATGTACCACCGCAAAACATAATTAACTATGATGAGACAAATTTTATAGATGATCCGGGTAGAACAAAAGTTttagtgagaaaaaaaaataaacatgctGATTGA